The Acinetobacter lwoffii genomic sequence ATTAGTTGACACATGTTGTATATGGACTTACGCGGTTAGGTGCATAACTTCCATCAGCAGCATAATCACTACTTAAACTTGGCAATGTTAATGTTGTATAGCCTCTAGTTGGTGTTTGTGCAAGTGTAGTTTTCGCTCCTACTTCTACTGCGATCCAATGAGCATTTGCTTTTGGATATTCAATGATGAAGTCAAACCTACCAGTACTATCTGTACGATAGGTCGCGGTATATGGGTGAGTCGTACTATTATTTGCTGTACCACCTAAGAAACGAACCACACGTAATGCTTGACCATTAGCTGTCCAAGTTGATGTTGTTGGATCCACCGTACATGTCGTTGCTGAGTTTTTATCTTGAACTTGTGCAGGTATTGCACCAATTAATGGATAATAATAATCACTTGGTTTAATCCAGCCTTTTAGATTCGTAAATGGATAAATCGCATCTAGCTCTTTAACTTTTAAGGTAATAGGATTGCCATCCACATCGACACCAGGTTGCTCAACTATTTTCCATGGATCTTTCTGAATTTCAAATTTCCATTCACCTAAGACGTAAGATGTTGGACGAATATCTAAAACCACATCCTGATTTGCCACTGGCTTCCCATCAACATCTACCAGCTGAACAGAACCCTCTTTTTGATAATAAATCCCGTTACCCGTTGATGTAAGCTCTGTTGGATTAAAATTAACCGCAATAGAACCAATCGTTACTGGCACTTCGGAATTTACCACATCAATCACATGCGGTACACGTCGCTCTGTATTCTGCGTATCTTTAACTACAGCTTCTACACGTAAATCAGCAGCAACGAAGTCATAGCTTGGATTACGTAAACTTTCATCAATTACAATTGAAAATTTTGCCCAACCATTCTCATCACTTTCAATAGTAGATGCGCCATGAATATATGCACCATTTTGATTATATTGAGGAATTGTTAATGTAACTGCTTTACCAGCTTGACTTGAACCATCTAAGTCTACTACCAATACTGATACTTCGAAAGAATCACCACGGACATTTAACTTATCTTTAGATACTTTAATTTTTAAGTCCAATTCTGGCGCTAAAACTGTTGGTGAGTGCACTTGAATACTGCCAGGTAGACTTACTGAAGCACCTGTTGCAGTGGTATGGGTTGCCGTTAATTCGATTGGTAGAACTGGTAATACTAATGTACCTTGTAGTGATTTCATCGATACTTCAAATACAGCTTCACCAAATTGATTAGTAATGAGCTGTGAAGCCCCTTTAATACTAGTCGCATTTCGCGGATCAGCAATAGCTAAGCTAACTTTTTCATTCGCAACACCGCCTTGATTCTTATCAAGAAGTTTAACCGTCACAAATGCACTATCACCTGCTGAACTTAATGACACACGACTACTATCAATAGTTAAGTGATAAGGATTACTAATATCTTGAACAGCAAAATTTAGCTTCGTCTGAATTTCATTACCGCGTGGATCACGGATAGTTCCTGTTACTACAATAGATTCTAAAGCAGCAGATGTAATACCTTGTGGAATAATTAAGTCAATTGGCACTGAACCATTTCCTTGTATTACCACTCCGTCAGCACTCAGTTTAACACCTGCAGCAATAGCTTTTGGATTCAGAGTCAATCGCATTGGTGTACCAGCTGCAGTATTAATGCCCATTTCATCTTTAACAGCTGCATACACTTTAACTGTTTGCCCAGCTGTCACTGTTTTTACATCTGATGTTAAACGTGGGTTTAACGCATTTGCAGGAGCAGTAATATTAATTGCACCTGTTTGCTGTAAACGGTCACCATTATTTAAGTTTGTACCTACTACAGCAAAGATAATGCCATTTTTGATCAAACTAGGGTCATACTCTCCCTCGGCTA encodes the following:
- a CDS encoding Ig-like domain-containing protein; this translates as MGLSLNGNAEAATRDDGYAIFELDYKYNGSEPQRIAAEQGVNIVFSAVRDSKKTQSIKLNFATQAKPELDYLTVDTDGIKSIILGVEKIVTVRVAAVDKNGDALANQLVNLNVKDNISLTKGVSYASPTEVTTDSNGLAVFSLKVKAQNQSDYDALMNGFDIEVTPIGSDTKKISRHIELSAFTTDPEANSKVAQLMIDPITNAFSYVQNQNIVIRAKALDDKGNPLVNARVNIESSLSSTDMKALQLSLVSQAEQVTDAEGYATFIYSYKYDGTSTQANLAKAGVEFTIRSAITNKVDNIAIKFATLPKVLDYFNVSLSQYALALEGGEKVISITVDAKDINGDILAGQQVSIGLNDAALPNGIKLLTPSSLITDNAGKAVFQISIDPKTAEQIANLDANDLTIAILGKRPDGSSYSAVQKVELSKPVEVLPDLANFLFTTIEDKPLDPISVLGGETRVKITAVDEKGNPIPNTPIAIALSSLTSSRVSLSNIPTQTNSEGKAEFTVTVAEGEYDPSLIKNGIIFAVVGTNLNNGDRLQQTGAINITAPANALNPRLTSDVKTVTAGQTVKVYAAVKDEMGINTAAGTPMRLTLNPKAIAAGVKLSADGVVIQGNGSVPIDLIIPQGITSAALESIVVTGTIRDPRGNEIQTKLNFAVQDISNPYHLTIDSSRVSLSSAGDSAFVTVKLLDKNQGGVANEKVSLAIADPRNATSIKGASQLITNQFGEAVFEVSMKSLQGTLVLPVLPIELTATHTTATGASVSLPGSIQVHSPTVLAPELDLKIKVSKDKLNVRGDSFEVSVLVVDLDGSSQAGKAVTLTIPQYNQNGAYIHGASTIESDENGWAKFSIVIDESLRNPSYDFVAADLRVEAVVKDTQNTERRVPHVIDVVNSEVPVTIGSIAVNFNPTELTSTGNGIYYQKEGSVQLVDVDGKPVANQDVVLDIRPTSYVLGEWKFEIQKDPWKIVEQPGVDVDGNPITLKVKELDAIYPFTNLKGWIKPSDYYYPLIGAIPAQVQDKNSATTCTVDPTTSTWTANGQALRVVRFLGGTANNSTTHPYTATYRTDSTGRFDFIIEYPKANAHWIAVEVGAKTTLAQTPTRGYTTLTLPSLSSDYAADGSYAPNRVSPYTTCVN